A window of Sporichthya brevicatena contains these coding sequences:
- a CDS encoding amidohydrolase family protein gives MTSRPVLDAWVQPWTPAVAQAQPARNRSLAERLGATRLLEGMPAEALLEEMDAAGVDRALVSAGPTIAWEEVLKAVALAPERLLPVASVDPWGLDGVMPAVHELRRAVEEDGAVALKLEPFHQDKALTEARWYPLYATCVDLDITLQVQVGNTGPATYPSYTGQPLYIDRLAIDFPELRIVAGHIGWPWTTEMIAIAQKHDNVWIDTSAHQPKYYPPEFVHFLRTFGRTKCIWASDWPILDFPTALAGIDAFELKPEVERRFLHDNAVAAFRLDRRGWA, from the coding sequence ATGACCAGCCGGCCCGTTCTCGACGCCTGGGTCCAGCCGTGGACGCCCGCGGTCGCGCAGGCCCAGCCGGCGCGCAACCGCAGCCTGGCCGAGCGGCTCGGCGCGACGCGCCTGCTGGAGGGCATGCCCGCCGAGGCGCTGCTGGAGGAGATGGACGCCGCCGGCGTCGATCGCGCCCTGGTCTCGGCCGGGCCGACGATCGCGTGGGAGGAGGTCCTCAAGGCGGTGGCGCTGGCGCCGGAGCGACTGCTGCCGGTCGCGAGCGTCGACCCCTGGGGCCTCGACGGCGTGATGCCGGCGGTGCACGAGCTCCGGCGCGCGGTGGAGGAGGACGGCGCCGTCGCGCTCAAGCTCGAACCGTTCCACCAGGACAAGGCGCTCACCGAGGCGCGGTGGTACCCGCTGTACGCGACGTGTGTCGATCTCGACATCACCCTGCAGGTGCAGGTCGGCAACACCGGGCCCGCGACGTACCCCTCGTACACCGGGCAGCCGCTGTACATCGACCGCCTCGCGATCGACTTCCCCGAGTTGCGCATCGTCGCCGGGCACATCGGCTGGCCGTGGACGACCGAGATGATCGCGATCGCCCAGAAGCACGACAACGTCTGGATCGACACCAGCGCCCACCAGCCGAAGTACTACCCGCCCGAGTTCGTGCACTTCCTGCGCACCTTCGGCCGCACCAAGTGCATCTGGGCCAGCGACTGGCCGATCCTCGACTTCCCGACAGCCCTCGCCGGCATCGACGCGTTCGAGCTGAAGCCCGAGGTCGAGCGGCGGTTCCTGCACGACAACGCCGTCGCGGCGTTCCGGCTCGACCGCCGGGGCTGGGCATGA